From Camelina sativa cultivar DH55 chromosome 5, Cs, whole genome shotgun sequence:
ACACGATCGCTTTCATCGTACCAAGTAGGAAACAACAAGACACATGTCAATACTCTAAAGCCACGACCTCATCTGAAATTAGCAAAATTGATGGaaatatttgtgctttttaaTAAGAATAGGCACTGAAGGGGAGCAAATGCCGCTGTTTCATCCATCTTGATCACTCTGTTTTATCTTAGATCTCCGATTTGATTGCACCACCCGAGTTGTTGTTTGATCGAATCAGCCCATCTCTAATCTTAATCAGGAGATGGGTTATGGTAACAAAGCAAAGCCGAGGGAAGACACACCTCTTCTCGGTGAAGCACCACCACCTTTGTCAAGCAAGTTCAAGACTTTCGCCAATGTCTTCATTGCTATCGTCGGAGCTGGTGTCCTTGGTCTTCCTTACGCCTTCAAACGTACAGGATGGCTCATGGGTTTGCTTACACTCTTCTCCGTCGCTGCTTTGATCAACCATTGTATGATGCTTCTTGTTCATATCCGTCGTAAGCTTGGTGTCTCCAATATCGCTTCTTTTGGTGACCTTGGCTTCGCTGTATGTGGTAACGTTGGGAGGTTCGTCGTTGACGTTCTTATCATTTTGTCTCAGGCTGGGTTTTGTGTTGGTTACCTTATCTTTATTGGTAATACTTTAGCTAATCTCTTTAACTCAACCGACACTACGACTctgagtttgagtttgagtcTGAGGCATTTGATGGGTGTGTCTCCTAAGAGTCTCTATATATGGGGATGTTTCCCGTTTCAGCTTGGTTTGAATTCTATCAAGACGCTCACTCACTTGGCTCCTCTTAGCATATTCGCTGATGTGGTTGATTTGGGTGCAATGGCTGTGGTCATTGTGGAGGATGTGAAGATTACAATGCAGCAAAGGCCTCAAGTTGTAGCCTTTGGTGGCATGTCTGTGTTTTTCTATGGGATGGGAGTGGCTGTTTACGCCTTTGAAGGGGTGGGAATGGTTTTGCCTCTTGAATCTGAGATGAAGGAGAAAGACAAGTTTGGCAAAGTGTTGGCTCTCAGCATGCTATTCATCGCTGTCATGTACGGTTCTTTTGGTTTGTTAGGCTACATGGCTTTTGGGGATGAAACAATGGACATCATCACAGCTAACTTGGGGGCTGGACTTATGAGCGGTCTTGTGCAGCTGGGGCTCTGCATCAACCTTTTCTTCACGTTCCCTTTGATGATGAACCCTGTGTTTGAGATCGTTGAGAGACGTTTTTGGAGTGGGATGTACTGCGTGTGGCTCAGATGGCTGCTAGTCTTGGCTGTGACGTTGGTGGCACTCTTGGTGCCGAACTTTGCAGATTTTTTGTCATTGGTTGGTAGCAGCGTCTGCTGTGCGTTGGGCTTTGTGTTGCCTACTTTGTTTCATCTGATAGTCTTCAAAGACGAGATGGAGTGGAAGCAACGGGCTTTAGACTGGGGGATCCTACTACTGGGTATCGTTCTTGGTGTCTCAGGTACTTGGAGTTCCCTGAGTGAGATCTTCCAGAAGTAGTAGATAGGTGGACacattgtttcttttgttggaaTTTTTTCTACTTTCAATGAAAGCAAAAGTGTCAAGAGTGTTGGAATGTTGTTATGTTATTTCGATTCTGTTGCTAATGTTATTATGTTAAAAGTAATAACCATTGAGAACATGTGTCAAGTGTTGATCCTATGATCCCTGGAACAAGCACGCTCTTATTGGGATTGGTAATATTTTTCAACTATTTCAATCTTCATTAACTTATTGATGCAACCAAACACACAACGACTCCTTTTTTGGAATGATATTGTTGGTTACGTAGCACGTTTGCATTTAAGATGCTTCGTCACGTCTAAGTTTAGAGGAGAAGCTGCCACATGGTATATAGTACCCAGCACATAAGACATATCCTTTTGCACCTCTCAGcgtctttatatatatatatatatagatagagatgAATGTTGAAGAGAAGCTTGAAAAagtgagaagagaaaaaaatggcaGACATAGGCAAAGGAAGCTCTAGCGCTGGCTGCAATGATCGCTGTGGTTGCCCTGCTCCCTGTCCCGGTGGCAATTCCTGCAGGTTGGTCTTTTATAATGCTCCAGGATTTTTGATGTGTTGTGATCTTAAAAACGTGGTTCCATTCCATGTAGGTGTAGGATGAGAGAAGCATCTGGTGGGGATCAGCACATGTTGTGCCCGTGTGGGGAGCACTGCGGCTGCAACCCCTGCACCTGCGTCAAGACCCAAACACAAACCTCCGCCAAGGGCTGTACCTGTGGTGAGGGATGCACCTGTGCCAGTTGCGCCACTTAGATCCTTAACTATGTCTATACCATACTTGTATCATAAGTGCTAGTTAGTCAATCTGAAATAAAACTGTTTATTGAGGTCCAAGGTTCAACAATATATTGTATGCTCTGCTTTTGTCTAATGACTCATCCAAGTGTATGAAAATAATACCGTAAACCTTGAGTGTCTTCGGCTAATACAATCAACTAACTGAGTCTCCTAGAAATGATAGTCTGTGAACACAAGGAGATAAATTTTGTAACTGAATGGGTAACAACATCAAGTTGCCAAAGGCATAGCTTCCTGACCTTGTGTACATGAAAAGGAATAGCTTGACTTACCCGCTGAACATCAAAAGGGAACAATGATTGTGTTCATCACATTAATCTCATTGTGTTTTCAAGGATAGAGGATACTTAATTGCCAAAAATGAGAGCAGAAGTAACTCAATCAATATGATTTCACAAACTCATCTACTACATATATTGGGACTATACAAATTTTTTGGTGTCTTATTAATTTGGATAGTATGGTTTGCTCAATTGGATGTATGTGATTCTCCCCTTGTCTTACAACCATACCACACAATTctaattgtttaaaatttgtgcaatattttttcaattatatattattaatttttctctACTAATCATGTCTCAATTTCTTTCTTAGGTTGTTTTTGTAGGTTTGGAAGTAATTAAGCAAATATGTCCATTCATATATGcaaatatgtttatatcatGTTcaattgatttataaaaaggtaaaattaaGTATATTGAAAATGTTACAATAATCTTTCCTCACTCTGTCTCAGTTAGTTTTAGAACAATATCTGACTTTATTCATAATTagttcaaaaactaaaatattttaattctaataagaaaacatatatagttaaaatcAATTCTATTCAGCATTTTAGATCTatataaaattgttaaattttcattttatcagTTAAGTATATAAAATCAGTTCTCTTTTatgaaaattgtaaatttcatatttatttatttatatttcatgtAATTTTCACCAGTATTTATCCTATAATAATCATTATCtcattttgaaaatattttgaattaaaattttaattttacagacTATATGGAAAATATGTAGTTTAAggaatatatgtaatttaaaatagttttagtttttaattatttttggtatataatttaaattttttttagatcatTACAAGAATATACCATATACttgattccattttttttttaattacaatcagatgatatatatacacatatacatgTCAAGGTGAAATCATTAGAATGAAGtctaacattaaaaattaaatttcatagaatttaaaattaaaaactaaaaaatagaaGCTTATCTTGACATTATAGTTCATAACTTCATATCATtgtatataaactatatttagTTTATCACTTACAAAATTATCTATGTTTTATTTATCAGTAGCAAAGTTGCCGAGAAAAGACAAATCAACGTCGACCGGATCATCAGTTTAATTTCCATATAAGACAGTTGTTTCTTTCATATGAATTTGTAGTTCTCTCAATTAATCAGCAGACAGAAAAGCGATATGTACTATATGGtatagaaattttaagattatttttgttgcttttcttgtttgtttataacaagtaacaacacatCCTAGTTAACTCCTTCTTGTGCTAAAGGATATTCCTTGGCGGCCAggaaacatacatatatataaatattcatcATATACTGATTTAATATGAAAAGAagatgttataaaatatttgatcatCAAGCAAATTCTTAAGTGTTACATAAGTCTCACGTCCTCTACATGGTCTATAAACATCTGAACCCAATTATTTTGGTTAAACCCTCCCATTCCTTGGATTCCTAATTCTCTGATAGTTTTCCTCTCGAAACTATAGTACAAAACATAGAAAGGGTCGAATAGATATGTCGGCGAGAACACAATTTCATTTGTAGTACCAGACACCCCAACAAAATGTAATAATTCCCTTGTAATTCCATACTGCCACAGAGGAGGCAATTCGTAAGTATTCTTGATCCATCCGTGTTTTTCGGAGTCTTTTAGAACCCACATCTCAAAACGTCTACGTTTTCCACTGATATAGTGACGCCCTTCCGACATAACTAAACCCAATTTACCATTGTAGTTAATCAGATGTGCTTCTATGATGAAATGTTCCATTGCTTCAATAAAGCTcggacctaacatcaaagcacaCTATCATAAATGAAGATATGTTGACGGAAGCACGgtaatacaaaacaccattaaTGCATATCCCCTCAAAATTAGGACGATGGGGTATGCAACATTCGATCATTCTCCATGACAGTTTCTTAGCTCCTAATGTTAGAACTTAATGCTCAACAGAAATCCCATTTCTTTCCGTCATTGAAAGTACCTTGAATTGTTTCTCCATCGATCATACCCAAAATAGCTAAGTATATGTAACCTCTTCCTTGTCTTTGGTTTCGGTAAAGTTAAGGTTTGTCTCGTGGTAGGGTTACATATCACGGACGCCAATTTGAACCTCTGCtcaaattgaataaaaacaagGCCATGGATAGGTCTAATATTATCACAATACCTACCAAAAGGGATTTTCATATGATAAGTGGCAGCTAAAGGAGACGAGTTCTCATATGGATTTGTAGGCTGAGGTGTGGAGAAGATGATCAGCTCACTGTCTTTATGGCAGACGAACAATAGCCTCGGTAGAGCACAAGATTTGGTCAGGAACAACTCAGTGAAATAGTGAATTCCGAGTATTCTTCGATACACAGCGACATGTTGTTATAGATTTTGACGATAATCTAGAGAATATGTCCATCATGACATCAATTGAGATGTTTTCTACAGTAGCATTGGTTGAGTTTGAAGGTCGTGAGTGTCGTCCATGGACGGTTTGACGATCTTCTGATACGTTCAGCCGCAGCGATTTCATGGCTGCGTTTACTGACTTCGATCGATCTTAATTAATagcaacaatatatatataacaaaaaaaaagtgaattgcAAAAGGACAAGGAGAAAATAGAAATACTTTGAGATACTTTGGAAAGTCTGATCTATTGCATTCACGTAACAATGGTATTTATACAAGCTGAGAAACAGATAATATCGTATCAGTGGTATCACAAGAGAATATTGTACATATATTCGAACGTATCGTAAGAATATGCCTACCTCTTGTAGTTTCTTGTGGTCTACGAAGGCCCTCTCAAGTGCTAACGTGTGTAGCAAGgtaatgagagagaaagagagagattttttaGAGACGAAGAGGTAAAAAGATCGTAAACCCTACCGACAGAACCTCCTATATGTGGGCCCTAAGTTTGGGCTTTATTACTCTAAATTAGGAGAAATCAAGGCTAACCTTGAGACCATAAGTAGACCAAAAGTTGAAAAtctatagtatttgttttcgtgGTGTCTTTTTTGCAGGTTATATGATCAGAAGCAGGAGGACGCTGGTGGaagtatttgtttctttttagagAGATTCTGTGAACCAACCAACAAGCAGCTCTCTACACAAACAACGATCATCACCGGAGCCAGCAGAGAAGAAGCTCAATCAATCGTTGCTGTGTTCCAACAACAAGTCGTCAGGCAAGTCTTTCCATTATACTTACAATCACTCCATACGTTTGCTTCACTTCCCCAATCCATAAGTTATttagactgagattttttttggttttcttgtttgCTGCTTCTCTAGATGATGGAGATATGTATATATGGACCCAAACGatggaaaaaaaatgttagtttGCAAATGTTTTTATCTAAAGCCTATAACTGCAGAGTCAAAGATTCTAAAGTTTCTTGAAGCTCAAAGTTTCTCACTTCTGAAACATCAAAGGAAGGCACGGCTATTCTCAATTCACTTTGTGATTCTTCTCCAGTTGCTAATCCATTGCCTGTGAGTTCCATGAGAAGCCGTATTCCTGGATATGTAGAAGCTCCCAAGTTACAGAGGATGAGCATCAATCAAATGTCTGATTCAGATTACTCAGAGACACACATAGGTCACTCAGAAACTGAAGAGATATTGTAAGTATAAACAACTCTATGCAGGAGGTTCTTTTCAGTCTCAAGATGAATCTTTGTACATCAATCAAACCTATATGTGATCACTTATTGTCTGTGACATGTAGCAATGTTGGTGGTGTTATACCTGATGGATGAATATATTTGATGGCCAAAGATACAAGAACAGtactaaaacacacacacacatgtgtGGTCAGTGGTAAGGAGTACatgagtgaagaagagagataggTGTTGGGAGATGGTTGGCATTGAGAGTAAAGGAGCATATGATCCTTGTATAGAACTTTGATGTGACGAGTCTTCCCAAAATGTAAGCTTTTGAACGGAGGACGAGAGTGAGATTAAGCGGCAGGGAGAGAGTACTGTCGAGATGGAAAGAGACACCGCCGTAGAGTGGAACCTGATGGCCATGCACCACAGTCAGCAAGCTAGTTTCTCCGTTTCTACCAACCGTGAACTTGTTCATCTCACCGGAAGAGAGGAGGAGGTTAGAGTAGTGAAGGAGGATAGGAGAAGCAGTGACGTGCACGGAGAAGAAGTTTGATGGGTTACGGTAAAAGATCCTCACCGTCGAATTAAGAGACAACATGTCCGTAGGCACTCCGCTCAGATCGTTCCCGGCTTGCACGTATAAGTTCCTCACTAGCATCCCCTGCAGCGCAACAACAACATTCTTGTCTATTTTTCAGTCTGACTCCTAATCACATTCCAAACCAAATCAATCCACACTTGTCTACTTGTCTCTCAATAGATATAggattatatttgtattatattcATAGTtagcttctttttattttatttttgtattttacaaaGTGAAGTTGTTTCTtttaaggagaaaaaaacagaacacactTGTTCCACTAGACGAGTGAACTCAGGGTCAGAGTCACCGAGTTACCTTTACAACAACTTTAGGAGGGTAGGATTTGCTAGCACCCCAGAGAATAAGAGAGAAGACAGAGAACAAGAGTACTAAGGAGAGGAGCAAGCAAGCGTAGAGACGAAGATTCCGAAACGGGTCGTCGTCGTCATCTCCGCCGTCCGTTTTGTCGTCTACACCGTCGTTGATGAATCGACGGCCTTCACGGATGGACTTGTAAGAGAGGAGGGCACGGTCAGAGAAGCGAGAGGTGGAAGACTCACGGGAGTGATGGATCGGTGAGCAGTGATAGTAATGCGGGTGTGAAGGTGAACCCATGAGACTGCAACCAGAACCGAACGACATCTTCTCAACGTCATGGTTGGAAGGACTCTGTACGTAGTAAAGAGGTCTAATGGCGGAACGCGGAGGAGACAAAGCCGCGTCGATGCTTGTTGCCTCAGAGTCTGTCTTCGCATGcatgttctctttctctttcctttttaaGACAAGAAGCAGAGcaatgaaacagagaaaacagagaggGGTAGTGCTCTGTGTTTTTGGCTCTTTTCTTTGTACACACCACGTCGAAACGAATTTGGGAGAGTgtgcaaaaattaaaagaagagagcCGTATAGTGAGAGAGATGATGGGGTCTTCATAAATCATCTTTTTAAGCAAGTTTGGTCCCATTTCTTGTGGTACTTACTCACGCGCTTTACAGGCGTGGCCACAACACAAAGTTCATTAGATGTCGGAAGGTGAGTCTCACTGTCGGGACTCAGAGCGTGGGACTATATATATGGACACAGTCAACTATACTGACAGAGTTACCCAGAATGTCtttgaagattttgaaaaactctttcttcaataaatatagaagaagagaattgaattagatttttttacGCGTTTATTTTCTTAAAGGCCCATGTTACAGGCCCAATCACATTATTATAACTTCCTTAAATGTGTATATGGTTACTTCTCCTTATGCATGATGCCATTGACTACAAAAGATGCACGAGCGAGATACAATACAATTCACACAAGACTGATCACATGTTCTTGACATGCTAAAGATTGATGATGGTTTGTGAGCCATCTAGGGATGTTAAAAGTGGGTAAAAACCCAGTGCGTACCCGAAACCCATGCTTAAAACTGGGTTTTGGATCTGTTTTTTCTCTAAGAAATTAAATGGGTTAAAAATGGGCAGGTACCCAAAACTATAAAGTCTTATACGGGTTTACCCTATCAGTTATGGATAcccattgggttttttttctttctaatcacctatactttttttttgtcaagtctAATCACCTACACTAAACCcgcaaaatcacattttcctaccaaaaacacaaaacacaaaaactcgtttttctgccaaaaccgcaaaattacgttttcccgccaaaacagcaaaattatatttttccgtCAAACCGCAAAATCACGTTTTCCCGCTAAActcgcaaaatctcgttttacctccaaaaccgcaaaatctcgttttcccgccaaaatcgtaaaatcttgttttcccgccaaaaccgcaaaatctcattttcccgccaaaaccgcaaaatctcgttttctcgccgaaaccgcaaaatctcgtttttccgccaaaaccgtaaaatctcgtttttccgccaaaaccgcaaaatctggttttctcgccaaaactgcaaaatctcgttttcccaccaaaaccgtaaaattatgtttttccgccaaaactgAAAGTCATATTTTTGTGCCAAAACTACAAAATGTCGTTTTTCTActaaaaatgcaaatttttatttttaaatatttatttaaatttaatatgaaataagcaaattatgaacaaaactttagttttatctaatatataataataaattttgttttatctatttaaaacaaaactctttaatatatttgctattctttatttaaattatataaaattataaatttttgaaaattgttacagatatagtaaaatacacaaaatacataatataaatcacatttggtatcaaaaagttaaagataaaattatatataatataaaatgcaaaatacatCACATAAGATAAATAATTCGGGTACCCACGGGTTTACCCACAAAACTAAAAACCCATTCGGGTTTACCCACTAGAACCTAAAACCCATTTGGGTTTTCAAACTTGGGTTTTTTCTGGAcaggttttttttgggtttgggcTGGACTGGGTTTTTAAACCCACGACAACATCCCTAGAGCCATCGTTAGCTGTGAATTGTTTTGTTTACGTCCTAGGGAGCAATGTATATCATCTGGTTTTGGAACAGTTAGACCAATTTACAATCGAATATGATTACGTATACCGTTCTAGTCTGATTTAATATTGAACCGGATCAGTAAagttataataataacatacatCATTAACTAACATGAATTAAataatgaagattttttttttgtctttaactGTGAATATGAATTGATGGACAAATAATAAtgaaacaagaaattaaaacgATCAACATTTGAAAAATGGTGAGATTTAAGGACacaaatttctttgttttgtgtagGTTAAAAGACCCACCACACTCATATTTTCAATTTGATGAAATTGACCCCTAaagaattattttgttagaaaaaaaggaccaaaaaagtaacaaaagcaaaataggtgaaatttgaaaaagtgttgtaattaatgttttttttttttaaaacaaaaaaaaaacagaggaggatgAGCAAAAACACCATTAGACCATCCACAATGGCGTGGATTTGGCCCGTCCCcaatatttattggatttaaatttaaatgaaaaaagcCCAATATCTGAAAAACGGTTCTTATTTGGGGACGTTTTTTTACCGTCCTCTTCGCCACGTGTAGCCGTGTGATTTGTTCTCGAATAAGCTAggtctaaaaaaaatgtattcggGAGACAAAATCATCCCGAGTtctttcttctccctcttgACGGCGACCACGAAGGCGATTCGATCCTCCACGACGTTCTGTTCTTTTCACCGGAAAATCTTGCCAGATTAACGAAGCCGATCTTCTGTCGCATCCGAAGCCGGTCCGATCTTCAATACCTAAGACGTCCAGCGGTTCGATCTTCTCTCCCGAAGCGATCTGTCCCTGTCACCCGAAGCTTGTCCGGCGGTTCGAGCTTCTCTCCCGATGATATCCGTCTAAATAAGGTTAGTCTTCTTCCCACTACATGAG
This genomic window contains:
- the LOC104785176 gene encoding amino acid transporter ANTL1-like; amino-acid sequence: MGYGNKAKPREDTPLLGEAPPPLSSKFKTFANVFIAIVGAGVLGLPYAFKRTGWLMGLLTLFSVAALINHCMMLLVHIRRKLGVSNIASFGDLGFAVCGNVGRFVVDVLIILSQAGFCVGYLIFIGNTLANLFNSTDTTTLSLSLSLRHLMGVSPKSLYIWGCFPFQLGLNSIKTLTHLAPLSIFADVVDLGAMAVVIVEDVKITMQQRPQVVAFGGMSVFFYGMGVAVYAFEGVGMVLPLESEMKEKDKFGKVLALSMLFIAVMYGSFGLLGYMAFGDETMDIITANLGAGLMSGLVQLGLCINLFFTFPLMMNPVFEIVERRFWSGMYCVWLRWLLVLAVTLVALLVPNFADFLSLVGSSVCCALGFVLPTLFHLIVFKDEMEWKQRALDWGILLLGIVLGVSGTWSSLSEIFQK
- the LOC104788820 gene encoding metallothionein-like protein 4A; this encodes MADIGKGSSSAGCNDRCGCPAPCPGGNSCRCRMREASGGDQHMLCPCGEHCGCNPCTCVKTQTQTSAKGCTCGEGCTCASCAT
- the LOC104785177 gene encoding uncharacterized protein LOC104785177, which translates into the protein MHAKTDSEATSIDAALSPPRSAIRPLYYVQSPSNHDVEKMSFGSGCSLMGSPSHPHYYHCSPIHHSRESSTSRFSDRALLSYKSIREGRRFINDGVDDKTDGGDDDDDPFRNLRLYACLLLSLVLLFSVFSLILWGASKSYPPKVVVKGMLVRNLYVQAGNDLSGVPTDMLSLNSTVRIFYRNPSNFFSVHVTASPILLHYSNLLLSSGEMNKFTVGRNGETSLLTVVHGHQVPLYGGVSFHLDSTLSLPLNLTLVLRSKAYILGRLVTSKFYTRIICSFTLNANHLPTPISLLHSCTPYH